GAGGTGTCCCGACTGGACAGCAGCTATCAGCGCTTCCTCGGCGAACTCCGCACCCGGGGCTGGCTCGCAGCAGCCTGATCAGGAGCCGCCGAGGGCTTCGGCGACGCTGAGGCTGTCTTCGTAGACGGCATACCGGGTGATCAAGCCGTTCCCGAAGGTCAGGTGCAGCGCGCACAGCGCGGTGTACGACCGGCCGGTGGCCCGCACCGTCTGCCGGATGTCGCCGAGCACGACCGCGTCCTGGCCCTCGACGAGGACCCGGGACGCCGATCCCGCTGCTTTCTCTGGCACGTGGAAGTCGGCGATCGCGCGGAAGTGCTCGGCGACCTCCGCCCGGGTCGAGCGCGGCCGGATCCACGGCACCGCCGGGTGGCCGCCGCTCGGCCAGTCCAGCACCCAGTCGACCTCCTCGGCGAACAGGTCGGCGATCCGGTCCGGGTCACCTCCGGCGAGCCTGCGGAGGAACTCCTCCGCGCCTGCGCGGGTGCTCCCGCCCGCGGCGGGCACGGTGAACTGGTGCTCGGACCGGATGCGCCCGTCCGCTCCGAGCATCGCGCAGACGCGGCCGGTCCAGGTGATGTCGCCGCCGTCGGCCGGGACCAGGTGCGTGGTGAAGACGACCGCGCCGTGGTGCCCGGTCACGTCGTCGGCGGGCCGGAAGACCAGCCCCGAGCCGCGCACGAACTCGGCGTGGGCTTCGGAGATGCGGGCTTCGAGCTCGTCGTGACCCCGGTGCTCGGCCGACTCGGTGATCTGGACGCCGTCCGCTGCCCACAGGGCCGCGATGGCGCTGCGCCGCGCCACCGGATCGGCTTCGTTCCACACCGCGACGTACCGGTCCGCGAACTGCTCGATGTCGATGTTCATGGGCGGACGCTAATCAGTCCTCCCTGCCACCTCCTGTCAGTGGATCACGGCAGACTTCACCCGTGCGCGCGAGCCGCCTGCTGACGATCCTCCTGCTGCTGCAGACCAGGGGGCGGATGACCGCGCAGGAGCTGGCCGGCGAACTCGAGGTGTCGGTGCGGACCGTCTACCGCGACGTGGAATCCCTGAGCGAGGCGGGAATCCCGCTGTGCGGCGAGCCGGGGCACCAGGGCGGCTACCGGCTGCTCGACGGTTTCCGCACCCGGCTGACCGGGCTGACCACCGGTGAAGCGGAATCGCTGTTCCTGACCGGGTTGCCCGCGGCCGCCGCCGAGCTCGGGCTGGGCGAGGTCGTGACCGCGGCCCACCTCAAGCTCATGGCGGCACTGCCCGCGGATCTGCGGGCCCGGTCCGGGCGGCTCGCCGACCGGTTCCACCTGGACACTCCGGCTTGGTACGACGACGCCGACCGCACACCGCACCTCACCGCCGTCGCCGACGCCGTGTGGAACGACCGCACCGTCCGGATGAGATACCTGCGCTGGGCCGAGCCGCACGAGACGAGCCGCACCGTGCAGCCGTACGGGCTGGTTCTCAAGGCCGGTCACTGGTACCTGGTGGCGGGTTCCGGCGAGCGGATCCGCACGTACCGCGTTTCCCGGATCGTCGATCTGCACGTCCTCGACGAGCGCTTCACCCGGCCCGCCGGATTCGACCTGGCCGATCACTGGAAGTCCTACCTGGAGCGCTTCGACTCCCGGCGCCACAGCGGCGAAGCGGTCGTCAAGCTCTCGCCGCGGGCCTTCGACCGCCTGCCCCACCTGGTGGAGCCGATGGTGGTGCGAGCAGCGCGGAGAACCGCCGGAGCCCCCGACGAGCGAGGCTGGATCCGGGTGACGGTCCCGATCGAATCCGTCGACCAGGCGCTCCCGGAGTTCCTCAAGCTCGGTGCCGACGCCGAAGTCCTCGCGCCGGTGGAACTGCGCGACCGGATCACCGCGACGCTGGGCGAGCTGACCCGCTTGTACGGCACGGGTTGAGCCAGGTCAGTGCCCGGCCACCTCCAGCACCACACCCGCCGACCGCAGCTCGTCGAGCAGTCGAGCCGGCGTGCCCGCGTCCACCACGACCAGGTCGAACTCGGTCAGCGGGGCCAGCTCGTGCACCGCGCGCCGGTCGAACTTGGAGTGGTCCAGCAGCAGCACCCGCTTGCCGGTGGTCTCCATCAGCGCCCGCTTGACCTGGATCGTCTCCTGCGAGCGGTGCAGGCAGTGCCCGCCGACCACCGCGGTGGTCGACATGAACAGCACGTCCGAGCGCATGGTGCGGGCGGTGGTGGCGGTGTGCAGCCCGAGGAAGGCGTCGTAGGACGGCTGGTAGTCGCCGCCGAGCCCGATCAGGTGCAGGCCGGGCTCGCCGCTGAGCAGGTTGATCACCGACAGGAAGTTCGTCACGACGGTCAGCGGGGCCAGCGCGGGCAACCGCTCGGCGACCGCGAGCGCGCTGGTGCTGTCGTCCAGGGCCACGACCTGGCCGGGGGTCACGAGCCGCGCGGCGTGCTCGGCGATGCGCGCCTTCTCCTCGGCGGCGTCGGCGATCCTGGCCCGCACCGATGTCTCCAGCAGCGCGGTCGGCGTCGAGGTCGCCCCGCCCCGGACCTTGCGCAGCCAGCCCTGCTGCTCCAGCACGTCCAGATCGCGGTGGATCGTCATGCCGCTGACGCCGTGCGCGGCGGCGAGCTCCTCGATGCGCACGAACCCGCTGGCCAGCACCGCCTGGCGGATCTCCTCGCGCCGGTCCTGCTGGCTGACCGGTGTGCCGCCTGCCTCGGCCACGCCGAAACCCCTCACCTCAGGGCCCGCCGGCCGCGGTTCCCACCCGGCACGCGGCGAGCAACCACGTGTGCAATCGAAGTGATTGTCACACGTGCGGCGTGATGTTCGGGTCAGATGTCACGCGGAGAGCCGGGCCCGACGTTGTGGCAGGGCCGCGTCCGCAGCTTCTCGACGTAGTCCTCGGGAGCTCCGGCGGCTTCGGCGGCATCGGCCATCACGCCGAGGTAGCGCGCCGACGGCAGCCCGCCCTCGTAGGCGTCGAGCACGTACAGCCAGGCCAGCACCGGCCCGTCCAGCGTCTGCACCCGCAGCCGGAGCTTCTTGTGCATGCCCAGCTCGGCGCCCTCCCAGTTGTCGAGCTGCCGCTCGTCCTCCGGGCTGACGTCGTAGAGCACCGTGAAGACCTGCTCCCCGGGGTGTTCGACGATGGTGGCGAGAGCGCCTTCCCAGCCGTAGTCCTCGCCGCCGAAGGTCAACCGCCAGTCCATCAGCCAGCCCGAACCCGCCAGCGGCGAATGCGGCGCTCGCTTCAACATCTGGGCCGGATCCATGTTGGACCCGTACGCGGCGTACAGAGGCACGCCCAACAGGGTAGCGATCGACAGCCCGCGCGGCGGAGCGGACCGCGTCACAAAAGTGGGTACTCGCGACCGTCTTCGGCCGTCCCGTCCGGTTTGCGCGGTCCCGGCCGGGATCTTCCGGGGCGACGCGGCAGCGGCGAGCGATCAGAATGGGAGTGACCCAGCACGGCGGTGACCCTCGGTCGTCACCGCGCTGTGGGGTGCGCCACGGTGGTCAATTCGGGCGACACCACCCGAATTGACCGGACTACGCGCAGCGTACGGTGAGTCTGGCGCCCACACGGCAGGCATCGGGAGGAACGCGAAGTGACCCGCATCGTGATCATGGGAGGCGGCCCGGCTGGCTACGAGGCAGCACTGGTCGCCGCGTCGAACGGGGCGGACGTCACGCTGGTCGAGCCGGAGGGCCTCGGTGGGGCTTGCGTGCTCTACGACTGCGTGCCGTCGAAGACCTTCATCGCCTCCGCGGGCGCGCGCTCGGCGTACCGGGACGCCCGCGAGCTCGGCATCCGCGCGAAGACCGAGGACTCCGACGTCGACGTGGCCGTCGTGCACGGCCGGGTGAAGGGCCTCGCGCTCGCGCAGTCCGCTGACATCCGCTCCCGGGTCCGCCGCGAAGGTGTGAAGATCCTGCCCGGTCGGGCGCGCTTCACCAACCCGGCCAAGGGCATGGCGGTGCACCAGGTCGGCGTCGACCTCGCCGACGGCACCCATCAGGAGCTGACCGCCGACGTGGTGCTGATCGCCACCGGCGCCACGCCGCGGGTCCTCAAGGGCGCCGAGCCGGACGGGGAGCGCATCCTCACCTGGCGGCAGCTCTTCGACCTGCCCGAACTGCCCGAGCACCTGGCGGTGATCGGCTCCGGCGTCACCGGTGTGGAGTTCGCCTCCGCCTACACCGAGATGGGCGTCAAGGTCACCATGATCTCCAGCCGCGACCGGGTGCTGCCGCACGAGGACGCCGACGCGGCCGCGGTGCTGGAAGAGGTGTTCGCCGAGCGCGGCACCGAGGTCGTCAAGCACGCCCGCGCGGAGAAGGTGGAGCGCACCGACACCGGGGTGCTGATCCACCTGGCCGACGGCCGCCAGGTCGAGGCCAGCCACGCGCTGATGACGGTGGGTTCGGTCCCCAACACCGAGGACATCGGGCTGGAGCGGATCGGCGTCGAGACCGACCGCGGCGGCTACATCCCGGTCGACCGGGTGTCGCGGACCTGCGTGCCGGGGGTCTACGCGGCCGGCGACTGCACCGGTCTGCTGCTGCTGGCCTCGGTGGCGGGCATGCAGGGCCGGATCGCGATGTGGCACGCCCTCGGCGAGGGCGTCACGCCGATCAAGCTCAAGACCGTCGCCGCGAACGTCTTCACGCACCCGGAGATCGCCACCGTCGGCATCAGCCAGCAGGCCATCGACAGCGGCGAGGTGCCCGCGCGGACCGTGATGATGCCGCTGGCCACGAACCCGCGCGCGAAGATGGAGGGTCTGCGCCGCGGTTTCCTCAAGGTCTTCTGCCGCCCGCAGACCGGCGTGGTGGTGGGCGGTGTCGTGGTGTCGCCGAACGCCAGCGAGCTGATCCTGCCGATCGCGCTCGCGGTGCAGAACCAGGTGACGGTGGACAACCTGGCCAACACGTTCTCGGTGTACCCGTCGCTGTCGGGCTCGCTGACCGAGGCCGGCCGGCTGCTGATGCGGCACGACGACCTGGACTGACCCGCCCTTCCCCGGCAGGCAGGAGCGGTCGTGACACCCCTTGTGCCAACCCGAGTCCTGCTCAACCGCACCTCAGGGGACCGTGATGCAACCCAGCCACAAGTAACCGCGCAACGCGAGTTTGATCCTGGGCGCGACCACCACTGAAGATCGCGGAGAGGCGGACTGCGCATGGACTCACTTCCAGTGCTCATCTATGACGGGGACTGCGGCTTCTGCACGCGCAGCGCCAGGTGGGCTGAGCGCCTGCCGGTGCGGATGCGCGTGCTCGCCTGGCAGGAAGCCGATCTGGCGGCCTACCGGACGACTCCGGACCGGGCGCGGCACGAAGTGCTGTGGGTGGCGTCGTCCGGGCGGGTCTTCGGCGGGGCGGCCGCGGTCGCCGAGCTGCTCAAGAGCTGCCGCCTGCCCTGGCCGGTCGCGGGTCTGGTGCTGTCCGCGCCGGTGGTGCGCGCGCTGGCCGGGCTCGCGTACCGCGGCATCGCCGCGAACCGCTACCGGCTGCCCGGCGGCACTCCGGCGTGCCGGCTGCCGGAGGCGCAGCGCCCCGGCCGGTCGGCACGGCCCTGATCTCTTCGGCCTCGGCCGAAAGTACGAGGCGGTCCCTCCGCTTCCTGGCCGATCGGTCGACTCCGCCTGACAGATCGGCTGATCCGCTGCACCCCCGCCGCGCCATAACTTGGACGACGTCGGGGGTCGAACAAGGGCCGGTTCCCCGTTCCAGGGGATCGACGGGTGAACCGGCCCGCAGCGAGATTGGTGCGTCTTGGCACCAAGCGGTTGGGAAGCACGAGGTGGCCGAGATGTACGGCAAGGCGTTCGCGCCGGAGTTCCAGGGGGCGCTCCGGAACCTGTCGGTGAACACGAACTACGAGGACGCGCTGGCCAAGGCCCGTGCGGAAGTGGCCCGCGCGACGGAGGAGAACGACGGTCTGGCGCTCTCCCAGGCGCGGCTGGTCGAGTCCGAGGCGTGCCGGCGGCTGGGCCGGATCGCCGAGGCCGATGTGGCCTGGCGGGCCAGCTTCCGGGCGGCCAAGGCAGCCGATGAACCGGGTGCGATGGCGTGGGCGCTGTGGAACGGCGGCACCCTGGCCCGGCAGCGCGGGCAGATGACCGCTGCGCTGCGCTGGCTCGGCCTCGCCCGCGATGCGGCTACCCGGGCCGGTGATGTGGTGGCGCTGGGGTACTCGGTGGCCGGGATCGCCGAAACGCTGCGGATCCGCGGCGACTACGCGGAAGCCCGCGACCTGCACGAGAAGCTGCTCGCCGAAGCGCGCAAGCGGGGGGAGACCAGGCACACGGTGTGGGCGCTGGAAGGACTGGCGCAGCTCGACCGGAACGCGGGGGACCTGGACGCGGCGTGGGAGCGCTTCGCCGAGGCCGCGCAGATCGCCGAGGACGGCGGCGACGAGCGGGGCCTCGCCTGGGCGCTGCGCGGCATGGCCGACGTGCTGTCGCTGCGCGGTGAGCACGACGAGGCGTTGCGCCTGCTGGCGAAGGGCGAGCAGATCTGCCGCCGCATGGATCTGTCCAGCGCGCTGGCCTACAACCGGAAGATGCGCGGCAACATCCTGTTCCGCGCCTGCTGGTACGGCGAGGCGACTCGCACCTACGAGGAGGCGCAGAAGATGTTCCGCGCCATCAACGAACCGCGCGGTGCGGCGCTGGCCGAGCTGGGTCTGCTCAAGAGCCGCGACAAGCTGGGCCGGCCACGACCAGCCACCGAGCGCGACCTGATCGCCCTCCGGGACTCGTTGGACACCCGGGAGCTGCGGCACACCCGGAAGATGGTGCAGGACGCGCTCGACGAGCTGATCGAACTGGTGGCATGACACGAGGTTCGTCCGGTCGCTGACCACGATCGGCGATCGGTCCGCAGAACGGGGCTGCGGACCGATCGCACCGGTCGTGAACGCGGGTGCGACAACGAAAGGTCTATCTGTCAAGGACGTCGTACGCAGCGCGGCTTCGCAGCTGTTGTGGGTGAGCGGGAAGGTTTTTCCTGGGAGGAGGCTCGGTCTCGATAGTCTGGAAGGCGTGATCAACGCACATGGGGTTTCCGACGACGCGGAAGTCGCGGTAGCCGGGGCGCGTGCCGGCGCGGACGTGGTCCGCACCATGTACGGCCAGCGGCTCGACCACATCGACAAGGGGGCCGGGGACTTCGCCACCACCGCCGATGTGGAGGCCGAGAAGGCGATCCTCGACGTCATCCGTGCGGCTCGGCCCGATGATGCGGTGCTCGGTGAGGAAGGCGGTCAGCGGGGTGCCGCCGACGCTGGGCGCCAGTGGCTGGTGGATCCCTTGTGCGGCACGCTGAACTACGCCGTCGGCAACATGCTGGTGGCCGTCAACGTGGCTCTGCGCGATGGGGCGGCGGCGGTGGCCGACCCGTTCAGCGGTGAGGCCTTCTTCACCAACGGTGAGGCTTCCTGGGTGCGCAACGCCGGGGTCGATGCGAGGCTGACGCCCACGCCCGCCACGCGGTTGGTGGACGTCAACCTGGACCCGCCGTTCCCGAGTGCGCCCGGGTTCCGCGCCGTGGATCTGCTGTCGAACCCCGAGTTCGTCGAGCACTTCCGGCCGCGGGTCGTGTCGACGTCGCTCGCGCTGGCCTGGGTCGCAGCGGGCAAGCGCGCCGCGTACGTCACCGATGGCGGCGACCTTTCCAGGAGCGTGCACTTCGCCGCCGGCATCGCTTTGTGCCGGGCTGCCGGATGCGTCGTCACCGGGGTGGACGGCGCCCCGATCGGCGAGACGGGTCGTGGGCTCGTGGTCGCTGCCGACGACGAGACCCACGGGCTGCTGATGTCGATGATCCGCAGCCGGAGTTAGGGCTGCGACTGCACGGCTTTCGCCCTGCTGGGTCATGCCGCGAAGCGGACGCGCCCGCCGCTCCAGCGGGCGCGAGCACACCGGATGACGGCGTTGTGGTTCGGTCACCTGCACCGCTGGGCAAGGCGAGCCCGGGACTATCCGAAATGGTCAGTCGTTGATCTTGGCTGCTGCTGCTGCTCGGAGTTTCGCGCCCGCGTCGCCGACCAGCGGGTCGCCGTGACCGAAGCAGGCGATCTCGGTGTCGAGCTCGGCGAGGCGGCGGAACGACTCGATCGTCTTCGCGCGGTCCACGTTGAACACGCCGAGCATGAGCCCGTCGACGTTGGCGATGGTGTCACCCGCGAACAGGATTTTGCTCCTCGACAGGCGAATCGCGATGCTCCCGTCGGTGTGACCGGGGATGGAGAGCACGCGGGCACCGCCGCCGAAGTCGAGCACGTCGCCTTCGGCGATCACCTGGTCGACGGGGCAGGCGGGTTCGGCGGCACGTTCGGGGCGATGCTGTCGAACGGCGGTCGTTCCCAGTCGAGCAGCACCGGCTCCGTCATGGGTCGTTCGCCCTGGATGACGGCCACGTCGCCGGCGTGCGCCAGCACCGGTGCACCGGTGGCCGCGCGGAGTTCCGCGGCGGATCCCGCGTGGATTTCGTTGCGGGTGAACGGATCGGCGACCGGGTGGGCGGAAAAGGATGCGACAAGGAGTGCGGCACTGCGTTAGTCTGTCGGCATGATCCAGCAGCTGATGTACCTCTGATCCCGCTCTCGATGCCGGCATTGCGCGGCGGATTCGTCCCGCCCGCTCAGCCGCGCACTTTCGCGCGCCCGCATCGATTCGGCGTGGCGGCCTTCGCCGTCCGCTGAAACACCTCCGCACTGTGAACGCACGCTGCGAGTCGGCTCCGGCCGCTCGCGGTCGAAGCGGCGTGAGGTGCTGCCCGGGTGCGATCACCGACATCGTTGAGCCGTCCCTCGCCGCGCGAGGGCACTTTCGATCAGGAGCAATCAGCAGATGACCGACTCTGCCCAGAACACGCACCGCACCAAGCCCGCGCACATCGGGTTCTTCACCATTCCGGCGCACGGGCACATCAATCCGACCCTCGCTCTGGTCGCGGAGCTGGTGAACCGCGGTCACCA
This portion of the Saccharopolyspora antimicrobica genome encodes:
- a CDS encoding nuclear transport factor 2 family protein, coding for MNIDIEQFADRYVAVWNEADPVARRSAIAALWAADGVQITESAEHRGHDELEARISEAHAEFVRGSGLVFRPADDVTGHHGAVVFTTHLVPADGGDITWTGRVCAMLGADGRIRSEHQFTVPAAGGSTRAGAEEFLRRLAGGDPDRIADLFAEEVDWVLDWPSGGHPAVPWIRPRSTRAEVAEHFRAIADFHVPEKAAGSASRVLVEGQDAVVLGDIRQTVRATGRSYTALCALHLTFGNGLITRYAVYEDSLSVAEALGGS
- a CDS encoding helix-turn-helix transcriptional regulator, whose protein sequence is MRASRLLTILLLLQTRGRMTAQELAGELEVSVRTVYRDVESLSEAGIPLCGEPGHQGGYRLLDGFRTRLTGLTTGEAESLFLTGLPAAAAELGLGEVVTAAHLKLMAALPADLRARSGRLADRFHLDTPAWYDDADRTPHLTAVADAVWNDRTVRMRYLRWAEPHETSRTVQPYGLVLKAGHWYLVAGSGERIRTYRVSRIVDLHVLDERFTRPAGFDLADHWKSYLERFDSRRHSGEAVVKLSPRAFDRLPHLVEPMVVRAARRTAGAPDERGWIRVTVPIESVDQALPEFLKLGADAEVLAPVELRDRITATLGELTRLYGTG
- a CDS encoding DeoR/GlpR family DNA-binding transcription regulator, which encodes MAEAGGTPVSQQDRREEIRQAVLASGFVRIEELAAAHGVSGMTIHRDLDVLEQQGWLRKVRGGATSTPTALLETSVRARIADAAEEKARIAEHAARLVTPGQVVALDDSTSALAVAERLPALAPLTVVTNFLSVINLLSGEPGLHLIGLGGDYQPSYDAFLGLHTATTARTMRSDVLFMSTTAVVGGHCLHRSQETIQVKRALMETTGKRVLLLDHSKFDRRAVHELAPLTEFDLVVVDAGTPARLLDELRSAGVVLEVAGH
- a CDS encoding gamma-glutamylcyclotransferase, translated to MPLYAAYGSNMDPAQMLKRAPHSPLAGSGWLMDWRLTFGGEDYGWEGALATIVEHPGEQVFTVLYDVSPEDERQLDNWEGAELGMHKKLRLRVQTLDGPVLAWLYVLDAYEGGLPSARYLGVMADAAEAAGAPEDYVEKLRTRPCHNVGPGSPRDI
- a CDS encoding NAD(P)H-quinone dehydrogenase; translation: MTRIVIMGGGPAGYEAALVAASNGADVTLVEPEGLGGACVLYDCVPSKTFIASAGARSAYRDARELGIRAKTEDSDVDVAVVHGRVKGLALAQSADIRSRVRREGVKILPGRARFTNPAKGMAVHQVGVDLADGTHQELTADVVLIATGATPRVLKGAEPDGERILTWRQLFDLPELPEHLAVIGSGVTGVEFASAYTEMGVKVTMISSRDRVLPHEDADAAAVLEEVFAERGTEVVKHARAEKVERTDTGVLIHLADGRQVEASHALMTVGSVPNTEDIGLERIGVETDRGGYIPVDRVSRTCVPGVYAAGDCTGLLLLASVAGMQGRIAMWHALGEGVTPIKLKTVAANVFTHPEIATVGISQQAIDSGEVPARTVMMPLATNPRAKMEGLRRGFLKVFCRPQTGVVVGGVVVSPNASELILPIALAVQNQVTVDNLANTFSVYPSLSGSLTEAGRLLMRHDDLD
- a CDS encoding thiol-disulfide oxidoreductase DCC family protein, whose translation is MDSLPVLIYDGDCGFCTRSARWAERLPVRMRVLAWQEADLAAYRTTPDRARHEVLWVASSGRVFGGAAAVAELLKSCRLPWPVAGLVLSAPVVRALAGLAYRGIAANRYRLPGGTPACRLPEAQRPGRSARP
- a CDS encoding tetratricopeptide repeat protein, which produces MYGKAFAPEFQGALRNLSVNTNYEDALAKARAEVARATEENDGLALSQARLVESEACRRLGRIAEADVAWRASFRAAKAADEPGAMAWALWNGGTLARQRGQMTAALRWLGLARDAATRAGDVVALGYSVAGIAETLRIRGDYAEARDLHEKLLAEARKRGETRHTVWALEGLAQLDRNAGDLDAAWERFAEAAQIAEDGGDERGLAWALRGMADVLSLRGEHDEALRLLAKGEQICRRMDLSSALAYNRKMRGNILFRACWYGEATRTYEEAQKMFRAINEPRGAALAELGLLKSRDKLGRPRPATERDLIALRDSLDTRELRHTRKMVQDALDELIELVA
- a CDS encoding inositol monophosphatase family protein — encoded protein: MINAHGVSDDAEVAVAGARAGADVVRTMYGQRLDHIDKGAGDFATTADVEAEKAILDVIRAARPDDAVLGEEGGQRGAADAGRQWLVDPLCGTLNYAVGNMLVAVNVALRDGAAAVADPFSGEAFFTNGEASWVRNAGVDARLTPTPATRLVDVNLDPPFPSAPGFRAVDLLSNPEFVEHFRPRVVSTSLALAWVAAGKRAAYVTDGGDLSRSVHFAAGIALCRAAGCVVTGVDGAPIGETGRGLVVAADDETHGLLMSMIRSRS
- a CDS encoding MBL fold metallo-hydrolase, with product MIAEGDVLDFGGGARVLSIPGHTDGSIAIRLSRSKILFAGDTIANVDGLMLGVFNVDRAKTIESFRRLAELDTEIACFGHGDPLVGDAGAKLRAAAAAKIND